From Chloroflexota bacterium, one genomic window encodes:
- a CDS encoding DUF1788 domain-containing protein, whose product MTADPTVLSPEQRYAHLFDVISSPRFLKMQGLGNEVPFFICSYPPRQAVEMSKMGKRLMGKLKSNGVQVLKINLYDLSIELLCERGIWDRIIKVETTTPKDSLKELLQNVLDVERHLVPAMVEKMQAQPFDVLFISGVGEVFPYIRSHTVLNNLQSKAQNHPTVLFFPGSYTQSPEEGASLDLFGRLHDDKYYRAFDIFDFQV is encoded by the coding sequence ATGACTGCCGACCCCACGGTGCTATCCCCCGAGCAACGCTACGCCCACCTGTTCGATGTAATTTCAAGCCCGCGATTCCTCAAAATGCAGGGGCTGGGCAACGAGGTGCCCTTCTTCATTTGCTCCTATCCCCCCCGGCAAGCAGTGGAAATGAGCAAGATGGGCAAACGATTGATGGGCAAGCTGAAAAGCAACGGCGTCCAGGTACTGAAGATCAACCTATATGACCTTTCTATCGAGTTGTTATGTGAACGAGGAATCTGGGATCGCATCATCAAGGTCGAAACAACAACGCCCAAGGACTCACTCAAAGAGTTGCTGCAGAACGTTCTGGACGTCGAGCGCCACCTGGTGCCCGCCATGGTCGAGAAAATGCAGGCTCAGCCCTTCGATGTTCTGTTCATCAGCGGCGTGGGCGAGGTGTTTCCCTACATTCGTTCCCACACGGTACTCAACAACCTGCAGAGCAAGGCGCAGAATCATCCCACCGTGCTCTTTTTTCCCGGTAGCTACACCCAATCGCCCGAGGAAGGCGCGTCGCTCGATCTGTTCGGCCGCCTTCATGACGATAAATACTACCGGGCGTTCGACATCTTCGATTTCCAGGTGTAG